A genomic segment from Calderihabitans maritimus encodes:
- a CDS encoding YpmA family protein, which translates to MRKNKEQQLHPIATKTVGYHAELYKVVDFLNKTLKEYRLMFGLYQNSEDNTMTITVYKI; encoded by the coding sequence ATGAGGAAAAACAAAGAACAGCAGTTACATCCTATCGCTACTAAAACAGTAGGCTATCATGCCGAGCTATACAAAGTGGTAGATTTTTTAAATAAAACCTTGAAGGAATATCGTTTAATGTTTGGGCTATATCAAAACTCGGAAGATAATACCATGACTATAACAGTGTATAAGATATAG